From one Desulfurobacterium thermolithotrophum DSM 11699 genomic stretch:
- the speD gene encoding adenosylmethionine decarboxylase, with protein MAKTLGVHIVADFYGCDSEILKSADKMAEVFEGAVKHANLNKLSSYYHQFEPFGATGVVVISESHLSFHTWPEHGYVAIDVYTCGDHENAFKAFDYIVEKLKPEKIEKEVHFRGVVNEEEEVTFCASVG; from the coding sequence ATGGCAAAGACCCTCGGTGTTCACATTGTAGCTGATTTCTATGGATGTGACTCAGAAATCCTTAAATCTGCTGACAAAATGGCAGAAGTTTTTGAAGGAGCTGTAAAACACGCTAATCTTAACAAACTTTCTTCTTACTACCACCAGTTTGAGCCTTTTGGTGCAACGGGGGTTGTTGTAATATCTGAATCACATCTTTCATTTCATACATGGCCTGAACATGGATATGTTGCCATAGATGTTTATACCTGCGGAGATCATGAAAACGCATTTAAGGCCTTTGATTATATTGTAGAAAAACTAAAACCTGAAAAAATAGAAAAAGAGGTTCACTTTAGAGGAGTAGTTAACGAAGAAGAAGAAGTTACATTCTGTGCAAGTGTTGGCTGA
- the mnmG gene encoding tRNA uridine-5-carboxymethylaminomethyl(34) synthesis enzyme MnmG: MWDGIYDVIVVGAGHAGCEAALAAARMGCKTALFTVNVDKIAEMSCNPAIGGVAKGTVVREIDALGGEMAKNIDETGIQFRILNRRKGPAVRAPRAQADKYAYRDRMRKIIENTPNLEIVQQIVDDIIVEDGKVKGVVTHINARYGAKAVVVTAGTFLKGKIFIGFKEFEGGRMWEPAANKLSNFYIRHGFKVARLKTGTPVRLDGTTIDFSKMERQDGDEPPPFFSYWTEPKEIEQIPCWLTYTTPETHRIIKENLHRSPMYGECKLISGVGVRYCPSIEDKIVKFPDKERHHVFVEPEGRNTVEFYPNGTSTSLPFDVQEKIIRSIPGLENAKIIRPAYAIEYDFVDPTHLYPTLETKIIKGLFNAGQINGTTGYEEAAGQGIVAGINAALYALNKDERFILGRDEAYIGVMIDDLVNKGVREPYRLFTSRAEYRLLIRYDNADYRLAKYGYRFGLLTREQYERVKRKYETIKVFIEKLKEVKVKPEVINPVLEKAGSTPLKESKTVYEVLKRPEVKLYEILKVISFKLDIEDRKLLEEILEEVEIEVKYEGYIKRQLEDVKKFRKLENVKIPQDFDYSIVPISTEEKQKLKEMKPLTLGQAARLEGIRPASIPILAIYIEKWKRGEVKLES; encoded by the coding sequence ATGTGGGATGGTATTTATGATGTAATAGTTGTAGGTGCAGGGCATGCAGGATGCGAAGCAGCTTTAGCTGCTGCAAGAATGGGCTGTAAAACTGCTTTATTTACAGTGAACGTTGATAAGATAGCAGAAATGTCTTGTAATCCTGCAATTGGTGGAGTTGCCAAGGGAACAGTTGTAAGGGAGATAGATGCCCTTGGTGGTGAAATGGCAAAGAATATAGATGAAACAGGAATACAATTTAGAATTTTAAATAGGAGAAAAGGTCCTGCTGTTAGAGCTCCAAGAGCTCAAGCTGATAAATATGCCTATAGAGATAGAATGAGGAAAATCATAGAAAATACGCCAAACCTTGAAATTGTTCAGCAAATAGTTGATGACATAATAGTTGAAGATGGAAAAGTTAAAGGGGTTGTTACTCACATAAACGCAAGATATGGAGCAAAAGCAGTTGTTGTAACTGCTGGAACTTTTCTAAAAGGAAAAATTTTTATTGGCTTTAAAGAATTTGAAGGCGGCAGGATGTGGGAACCTGCTGCAAATAAACTCTCTAATTTCTATATTAGACATGGTTTTAAGGTAGCAAGACTCAAGACAGGAACACCAGTGAGACTTGATGGAACAACGATAGATTTTTCTAAAATGGAAAGACAAGATGGTGATGAGCCACCACCATTTTTCTCTTATTGGACAGAACCAAAAGAAATAGAGCAAATTCCGTGTTGGTTAACGTACACAACTCCAGAAACTCACAGGATAATAAAAGAAAACCTTCACCGCTCTCCAATGTATGGAGAGTGCAAGTTAATTAGCGGAGTTGGTGTTAGATACTGTCCATCTATTGAAGATAAGATTGTAAAGTTTCCAGATAAGGAAAGGCACCACGTTTTTGTTGAACCAGAAGGGAGAAATACAGTTGAATTTTATCCAAATGGAACGTCAACAAGTCTTCCGTTTGATGTTCAGGAAAAGATAATTCGCTCAATCCCAGGACTTGAAAACGCAAAGATAATAAGACCAGCTTATGCGATTGAATATGACTTTGTAGACCCCACTCATCTTTATCCAACTCTTGAAACAAAAATTATTAAAGGTCTTTTTAACGCTGGTCAGATTAATGGAACAACAGGATATGAGGAAGCAGCTGGTCAAGGAATTGTTGCAGGAATAAATGCTGCCCTTTATGCTCTTAATAAGGATGAAAGGTTTATTCTTGGAAGAGACGAGGCATATATCGGTGTTATGATAGATGATCTTGTGAACAAAGGAGTTAGAGAACCTTATAGGCTCTTTACTTCTCGTGCCGAATATAGGCTTCTCATAAGGTATGATAACGCGGACTACAGGCTCGCAAAGTACGGCTACAGGTTTGGTCTTTTAACAAGGGAACAGTACGAGAGGGTCAAGAGAAAGTATGAAACTATTAAGGTCTTCATTGAGAAATTAAAGGAAGTGAAGGTAAAACCTGAGGTTATTAATCCGGTGCTCGAAAAAGCTGGTTCAACTCCTTTAAAGGAGAGTAAAACTGTTTATGAAGTCCTTAAAAGACCTGAAGTTAAACTATACGAAATACTAAAGGTTATTTCTTTTAAACTTGATATAGAGGATAGAAAGCTTCTGGAAGAGATCTTAGAAGAAGTTGAAATTGAAGTTAAGTACGAAGGTTACATAAAAAGACAGCTTGAAGATGTTAAGAAGTTTAGAAAACTTGAGAACGTAAAAATTCCTCAAGACTTTGATTACAGTATTGTTCCAATTTCAACAGAAGAAAAGCAGAAACTAAAGGAGATGAAGCCATTAACGCTTGGACAGGCTGCAAGACTTGAAGGAATTAGACCAGCTTCTATTCCAATACTTGCTATATACATAGAAAAGTGGAAAAGAGGTGAGGTAAAACTTGAGTCTTGA
- a CDS encoding TraR/DksA family transcriptional regulator, with translation MKGNRCLTPEQIKELKEILEQKKKEVIEDIKRGLEENFQSEREVGDVVDMSTDEILKTFEMRIRDREAKYLKKIEKALQKINEGTYGICEKCGECINYERLKLRPVAELCIKCKLEQENFERKFGEEE, from the coding sequence ATGAAGGGGAACAGATGCCTAACTCCTGAACAAATAAAAGAACTAAAAGAAATTCTTGAACAGAAAAAGAAGGAAGTAATAGAAGATATAAAAAGAGGGCTGGAAGAAAATTTTCAAAGTGAAAGAGAAGTTGGAGATGTTGTAGACATGTCAACAGACGAAATTCTTAAAACTTTTGAAATGAGAATTAGGGATAGAGAAGCAAAATACTTAAAGAAGATAGAAAAAGCTCTTCAGAAGATTAATGAAGGAACTTACGGAATCTGTGAAAAATGTGGGGAATGCATAAATTATGAAAGGCTTAAGTTAAGACCTGTTGCTGAACTATGTATAAAGTGCAAGTTAGAGCAGGAAAATTTTGAAAGAAAATTTGGAGAAGAGGAATAA
- the rsmG gene encoding 16S rRNA (guanine(527)-N(7))-methyltransferase RsmG: protein MSLERLRELCELNEIDLFEKEYKKFERYRELLKKWGKRINITSILSDKEIEEKHFFDSLLGLKAFKLYGFDYHNKLLGDVGSGGGFPGVPLAITIQNSTFDLIESRHKRCVFLEQVKRELELPNVKVLCTRVESIDRNYDMLLMRAVEDPIEAIKITKHLLEKGAILCIYRGKERFSQEIPNYIIEEISFEVKGIKLRRHFLFIKSAK from the coding sequence TTGAGTCTTGAGAGATTGAGAGAGCTCTGCGAACTAAATGAGATAGATTTATTTGAAAAAGAGTATAAAAAATTTGAAAGATATAGGGAACTTCTAAAAAAATGGGGAAAGCGAATTAATATAACTTCCATTTTAAGCGATAAAGAAATTGAGGAAAAACACTTTTTTGACTCTCTCCTTGGGCTAAAAGCTTTTAAACTTTATGGATTTGATTATCATAATAAACTTTTGGGAGATGTTGGTTCTGGAGGAGGATTTCCAGGAGTTCCACTGGCAATAACAATACAAAATTCAACCTTTGACCTTATTGAGTCTCGACACAAAAGGTGTGTTTTCTTAGAACAGGTGAAAAGAGAATTGGAACTTCCAAATGTTAAGGTTCTTTGTACAAGAGTTGAATCTATCGACAGAAACTATGATATGCTTTTGATGAGAGCTGTTGAAGATCCTATTGAAGCTATAAAAATAACAAAACACTTACTTGAAAAAGGAGCTATTTTGTGCATATATAGAGGAAAAGAAAGGTTTTCTCAGGAAATTCCTAATTACATCATAGAAGAAATTTCGTTTGAAGTAAAAGGAATTAAGTTAAGAAGACATTTTCTTTTTATAAAATCTGCAAAATAA
- a CDS encoding GGDEF domain-containing protein encodes MEDRADNIECKLLKKVRQERKFSKEELQLITNIAKEELKFLARNNIPLIPENYVLWFDIFCYLTENNLKLSDLEIIGLFKEKYPSKEKIENVLVEVETEEKDLVKKVAEEINQEIEEIIEALKEHQESLKNKEASVKEIRENTEDQIVRGILNKVLDELKTIREQNDLLRNKLEESNQQIKKLRKELEESKKEANIDFLTRVANRASFDRAISDMVKDFYERNYPFALLMIDIDNFKQINDTYGHQAGDHVLRELARTIKEQLRARDVVARYGGEEFAILIPGVTFAQAVRIAERIRKNIEKHLFRYKDTVIPVTASIGVAVMRNGLDETGIIEKADQALYLAKRNGKNQIKTDLDVELEE; translated from the coding sequence ATGGAAGATAGAGCAGACAATATTGAATGTAAGCTTCTTAAGAAAGTTCGTCAAGAGAGAAAATTCTCAAAGGAAGAACTCCAGTTAATAACAAATATTGCAAAAGAAGAACTCAAATTTTTAGCCCGTAATAATATTCCTTTAATACCAGAAAACTATGTTCTTTGGTTTGATATATTCTGTTACTTAACGGAAAATAATTTGAAACTATCAGATCTTGAAATCATAGGACTCTTTAAGGAAAAGTATCCTTCAAAAGAAAAAATAGAAAATGTTTTGGTGGAAGTTGAAACAGAAGAAAAAGATTTAGTAAAAAAAGTTGCTGAAGAGATAAACCAAGAAATAGAGGAAATTATCGAAGCACTGAAAGAACATCAAGAATCTTTAAAGAATAAAGAAGCTTCTGTAAAAGAAATTAGAGAAAATACTGAAGATCAAATAGTTAGAGGAATTTTAAATAAGGTTTTAGATGAACTTAAAACTATTAGAGAGCAAAATGATCTTTTAAGAAACAAGCTTGAAGAATCAAATCAACAAATAAAGAAATTAAGAAAAGAGTTAGAAGAATCAAAAAAAGAAGCCAATATTGATTTCTTAACACGAGTAGCTAACAGAGCAAGTTTTGATAGAGCAATAAGCGATATGGTTAAAGATTTTTATGAAAGGAATTATCCCTTTGCTTTGTTAATGATTGACATAGATAACTTTAAGCAGATAAATGATACATATGGACATCAAGCTGGAGATCATGTTTTGAGAGAACTTGCAAGAACAATAAAGGAACAATTAAGAGCTAGAGATGTTGTTGCTAGGTATGGAGGTGAAGAATTTGCAATTCTTATTCCAGGAGTTACTTTTGCTCAAGCTGTTAGAATTGCAGAAAGAATAAGGAAGAATATAGAGAAACATTTATTTAGGTACAAGGATACGGTTATTCCTGTAACTGCAAGTATTGGAGTTGCAGTTATGAGGAATGGACTTGACGAGACAGGAATTATAGAAAAAGCGGATCAAGCTTTATATTTAGCTAAAAGAAACGGAAAAAACCAAATAAAAACAGATCTTGATGTAGAGTTAGAAGAATGA
- a CDS encoding lysophospholipid acyltransferase family protein, giving the protein MKLSREDILFFLLNGFVKTLKIEVKFLEDVKFPSIITFWHGRMFLLPFVFANYADKVSILISRHRDGELAARFIEKLGFSTVRGSTGKGKGGDRAFREMVNILESGKSVAITPDGPRGPKEVFKPGAAKLSIVTGVPVYPVAFSTSKGKELSSWDNFLLPYPFSKCKVLVGKPLYPKEKEDIDFYTKRLELALKDLTKLCDQETGWKI; this is encoded by the coding sequence TTGAAATTAAGTAGAGAAGATATTCTGTTTTTCCTTTTGAACGGTTTTGTAAAAACTCTCAAGATAGAGGTTAAGTTTTTAGAAGATGTGAAATTTCCTTCGATTATTACTTTTTGGCACGGCAGAATGTTCCTTTTACCCTTTGTTTTTGCAAATTATGCTGATAAAGTTTCCATTTTAATAAGCAGACATAGAGATGGTGAATTAGCAGCAAGGTTCATAGAAAAATTAGGATTTAGTACTGTCAGAGGGTCAACTGGAAAGGGAAAAGGAGGAGACAGAGCTTTTAGAGAAATGGTAAATATTCTTGAGAGTGGAAAATCTGTTGCTATCACTCCAGATGGTCCTCGGGGACCTAAGGAAGTTTTTAAACCTGGTGCAGCAAAACTTTCAATTGTTACAGGAGTACCTGTTTATCCTGTTGCATTTTCAACTTCGAAGGGAAAAGAACTTTCATCATGGGATAATTTTCTACTTCCTTATCCTTTTAGTAAATGTAAAGTCTTAGTTGGTAAACCTTTATATCCTAAAGAAAAGGAAGATATCGATTTTTATACGAAAAGGTTAGAATTAGCATTAAAGGATTTAACGAAGCTATGTGACCAGGAGACAGGATGGAAAATATAG
- a CDS encoding epoxyqueuosine reductase QueH has protein sequence MKVLLHICCAPCACYPIKFLKEKGYEIVGLWYNPNIHPSTEFAKRTKAVKELEKLENVKIIYFENYEPENWLRQVVFREEKTVRCQICYSMRLEMTASVAKRGKFDFFTSTLFYSKYQKREWMLPLAKNAANKFGVNFLDIDFRKGWREGIEISKRYKLYRQEYCGCIYSEKERYCPKGKTDVSWIINQATKEAQKVIEIFNKN, from the coding sequence ATGAAAGTTCTCCTTCATATTTGCTGTGCTCCATGTGCCTGTTATCCTATCAAATTTCTAAAAGAAAAAGGATATGAAATCGTTGGTTTATGGTACAATCCTAACATTCATCCATCTACGGAATTTGCTAAAAGAACAAAAGCTGTTAAAGAACTTGAGAAGCTTGAAAACGTTAAGATTATTTACTTTGAAAATTATGAACCTGAGAACTGGCTGAGACAAGTTGTTTTTAGAGAAGAAAAAACTGTAAGATGTCAAATTTGCTATTCAATGCGTCTTGAAATGACTGCAAGTGTTGCAAAAAGAGGAAAATTTGATTTTTTTACTTCTACACTTTTTTATAGTAAGTACCAAAAAAGAGAGTGGATGCTTCCTCTTGCAAAAAATGCAGCTAATAAGTTTGGAGTAAATTTCTTAGATATTGACTTTAGAAAAGGATGGAGAGAGGGAATAGAAATATCAAAAAGATATAAACTTTACCGGCAAGAGTACTGCGGTTGCATTTATTCAGAAAAAGAACGCTACTGTCCAAAAGGAAAAACTGATGTTAGCTGGATTATAAACCAAGCAACAAAAGAGGCTCAAAAAGTTATTGAAATTTTCAATAAGAATTAA
- a CDS encoding pyridoxal phosphate-dependent aminotransferase, with protein sequence MKLSKRVLNMSPSPTMAITAKAKEMRAKGIDVIGFGAGEPDFDTPCHVKEAAKRAIDEGFTKYTPPAGIPELRKAVADKLKKENNIDYDPSEIVITDGAKQALFALMLSVIEKGDEVIIPAPYWVTYPEQVKFAGGKPVFVETKEENNFSLTLEDIKPAVTDKTKLLILCTPNNPTGSVVDKDELEKIGNFCAERGIIIASDECYEKLTYDGFKHVSIASLSEKIKSITVTINALSKAFSMTGWRVGYAAGPKDIINSMIKINSQSISNVNSIAQKAAVAALTGSQEFLKDWLKAFDERRRFMVEKLNEIPGVKCLLPKGAFYAFPNVKELIERAGFKDDFQLADYLLEKAKIAVVPGTAFGMPGYLRLSYATSMDNIKEGLERFEKAVEELLND encoded by the coding sequence ATGAAGCTGTCAAAGAGAGTTTTAAACATGTCTCCTTCTCCTACAATGGCAATTACGGCAAAAGCTAAGGAGATGAGAGCCAAAGGCATAGATGTCATAGGTTTTGGTGCCGGAGAACCAGATTTTGATACTCCTTGTCATGTAAAAGAAGCTGCAAAGAGGGCAATTGACGAAGGTTTTACAAAGTATACCCCTCCAGCTGGAATTCCTGAACTTAGAAAGGCAGTTGCAGATAAATTAAAAAAAGAAAATAACATTGATTATGATCCTTCTGAGATTGTAATAACAGACGGTGCCAAACAAGCCCTTTTTGCTCTTATGCTTTCTGTTATTGAGAAAGGGGATGAAGTAATTATTCCTGCTCCTTACTGGGTTACCTATCCTGAACAAGTTAAATTTGCTGGTGGAAAACCTGTATTTGTTGAAACAAAGGAAGAGAACAACTTTTCTTTAACCTTAGAAGATATAAAACCAGCCGTTACAGACAAAACAAAGCTACTCATACTATGTACACCAAACAATCCAACAGGTTCTGTCGTAGATAAAGATGAACTTGAAAAAATAGGAAATTTCTGTGCAGAGAGAGGAATAATCATTGCTTCAGATGAATGCTATGAAAAATTGACTTACGATGGGTTTAAACATGTTAGTATTGCTTCGCTTTCAGAAAAAATAAAATCTATTACAGTTACAATAAATGCCCTTTCAAAGGCTTTTTCTATGACTGGCTGGAGAGTTGGTTACGCTGCTGGTCCTAAAGATATAATTAACTCAATGATAAAAATTAATTCTCAATCTATATCAAATGTAAACTCAATTGCACAAAAAGCGGCAGTTGCGGCTCTCACAGGTTCTCAGGAATTTCTAAAAGATTGGCTTAAAGCTTTTGATGAAAGGCGTCGTTTTATGGTTGAAAAGCTGAACGAAATTCCAGGAGTTAAATGTCTTCTTCCTAAAGGAGCTTTTTATGCTTTTCCAAATGTAAAAGAGCTCATAGAAAGAGCAGGATTCAAGGATGATTTTCAGCTTGCAGATTATCTTCTTGAAAAAGCAAAAATTGCTGTTGTTCCTGGTACCGCATTTGGAATGCCTGGATATCTAAGACTTTCTTACGCAACCTCTATGGATAACATTAAAGAAGGACTTGAAAGATTTGAAAAGGCAGTTGAGGAGCTCCTAAATGATTGA
- a CDS encoding methyltransferase domain-containing protein, whose product MKEKVKENFSKAVKEYNKYALIQQQAGKRLLKKLSLLDKNLLILDLGAGTGSLLKEFKNVVALDISFSMCKSCKEKGLLPIVGDGDFLPFKEKVFDVVFSNFALQWMNLGKVTHEIKQVLKNNGFAFISIPVEGSLSQLFSAWNRAHLEVFGEEDFLFRFPTEKEVIETFNKAGFKILEFERRSFSVWFNSPKEALRCVNKIGAKNPFRTSKVSKKLVSKFYKLYEIEGKFLLNYNVFFSIFKI is encoded by the coding sequence ATGAAGGAAAAAGTTAAAGAAAACTTTTCAAAAGCTGTAAAGGAATATAACAAGTATGCGTTGATTCAGCAACAGGCTGGAAAGAGACTTCTTAAAAAGCTTAGTCTTCTTGACAAGAATTTGCTAATACTTGACTTAGGAGCAGGAACAGGTTCTCTTTTAAAAGAATTTAAAAATGTTGTTGCTTTGGATATATCTTTTTCAATGTGTAAAAGCTGTAAAGAGAAAGGACTTTTACCTATTGTTGGAGATGGTGATTTTCTTCCATTTAAAGAAAAAGTTTTTGATGTAGTCTTTTCAAACTTCGCTCTTCAATGGATGAACTTAGGAAAAGTTACTCATGAAATTAAGCAAGTTTTAAAAAATAATGGTTTTGCTTTTATTTCTATTCCTGTGGAAGGAAGTCTCAGTCAACTGTTTTCAGCCTGGAATAGGGCTCATTTAGAAGTTTTTGGAGAAGAAGATTTTCTCTTTCGCTTTCCAACAGAAAAGGAAGTAATTGAGACATTTAATAAAGCTGGGTTTAAAATCTTAGAGTTTGAAAGAAGGTCGTTTTCGGTTTGGTTTAATTCTCCAAAAGAAGCTCTTAGATGTGTCAATAAAATAGGAGCAAAAAATCCTTTTAGAACGAGCAAAGTAAGTAAAAAGCTTGTAAGTAAGTTTTACAAACTTTACGAGATAGAAGGTAAGTTTTTACTAAACTATAATGTTTTCTTTTCCATTTTTAAGATTTAA
- a CDS encoding dihydroneopterin aldolase encodes MIKRSVFIEGMKLHVKCGVFEEERKLGVQVLIDIRVESTEFVDYQELYELIFKTASEMQFTYLEDLGEILLNKVRKRWNPECIEIKMTKLSVPFQHSFSKAGVNLIWKR; translated from the coding sequence ATGATAAAAAGATCTGTTTTCATTGAAGGAATGAAATTACATGTAAAGTGCGGAGTTTTTGAAGAAGAAAGGAAATTAGGTGTTCAAGTTCTTATAGATATAAGAGTTGAATCTACAGAGTTTGTTGACTATCAAGAACTCTATGAACTTATTTTCAAAACTGCAAGTGAAATGCAGTTTACCTACCTTGAAGACTTAGGAGAAATATTGTTAAATAAAGTCCGCAAAAGGTGGAATCCTGAGTGTATAGAAATTAAAATGACAAAACTTAGTGTACCTTTTCAACACTCTTTCTCTAAAGCAGGAGTGAACTTAATTTGGAAGAGGTAG
- a CDS encoding SAM hydrolase/SAM-dependent halogenase family protein, whose amino-acid sequence MENIVAVISDYGLKDTYVGTVHGVIRSVNPDAKIVDITHNVRPFDLVDAAVKFKWSFKYFPRGTVFLILVDPDPSSESIIVSTEKYFVVCPNNGVGSLVFKEEPPEAVYRITADHYFIEGKGNFRGRNILAPIAAELAKLQSAHHLGEEIEISKLKRFRIPSPVEVSPGIFETIILDVDSFGNLILNMEYEGKEPKSIEINGVKIEKVSEKFSGFQKGELFVSVNPEGHFQIVAYMASAANILKAKRGMKVKVEF is encoded by the coding sequence ATGGAAAATATAGTTGCAGTTATTTCAGACTATGGTCTAAAAGATACTTACGTAGGAACTGTTCATGGAGTTATTAGAAGCGTTAATCCAGATGCAAAAATCGTTGATATTACTCATAATGTTAGACCCTTTGACTTAGTCGATGCTGCAGTTAAATTTAAATGGTCTTTTAAATATTTTCCTCGGGGTACAGTTTTTTTGATTTTGGTTGATCCTGATCCTTCTTCAGAGTCCATTATAGTTTCCACCGAAAAGTATTTTGTTGTTTGTCCAAATAACGGTGTAGGAAGTCTTGTATTTAAAGAAGAACCTCCAGAAGCTGTTTATAGAATAACTGCAGATCATTATTTCATTGAAGGAAAAGGAAACTTTAGAGGACGCAACATTCTTGCTCCTATAGCTGCTGAATTAGCAAAGCTTCAATCTGCTCATCATCTTGGAGAAGAGATAGAGATTTCCAAATTAAAAAGGTTTAGAATACCTTCTCCTGTGGAAGTGTCTCCAGGTATTTTTGAAACTATAATTCTTGATGTCGATAGCTTTGGAAATCTTATTCTTAACATGGAGTACGAAGGAAAAGAACCAAAGTCTATTGAAATCAATGGGGTAAAGATAGAGAAAGTTTCTGAAAAATTTTCAGGCTTTCAAAAAGGAGAGCTCTTTGTTTCTGTAAATCCTGAGGGTCACTTTCAAATCGTTGCATATATGGCTTCTGCTGCAAATATCTTAAAGGCAAAAAGAGGAATGAAAGTAAAGGTGGAGTTTTAG
- the ispG gene encoding flavodoxin-dependent (E)-4-hydroxy-3-methylbut-2-enyl-diphosphate synthase, producing MSWIERRKTRTIYVGNVPIGSEHPIAVQSMTNTFTEDVETTVAQIKELEKIGCEIIRVAVPTIKAAEAIKEIKKRISIPLVADIHFDYKLAILSVENGADCIRINPGNIGEKWKVKEIISAVRERGISIRIGVNSGSIPKEVLAKYEKPTPEALAETALNYARFFEDNDFTNLKFSLKGSEVKSTVIANKIFARQTDYPIHIGITEAGTFISGAVKSAVGVGILLYEGIGDTLRISLSTHPKEEVKIAYKILSALDLRKRGVEVISCPTCGRCRVDVETLAKEVEKRLEHIEKPLKVAVMGCAVNGPGEARFVDVGIAGAGDYFILFIKGKIIDKLSEEEALERLVKEVENLVRKE from the coding sequence ATGAGTTGGATAGAAAGAAGGAAGACAAGAACAATTTATGTTGGAAATGTACCTATCGGAAGTGAACATCCGATTGCAGTTCAGTCAATGACTAATACTTTCACTGAAGATGTTGAAACTACTGTTGCTCAGATAAAGGAACTGGAAAAAATCGGTTGCGAAATTATTAGAGTAGCAGTTCCAACTATAAAAGCAGCAGAAGCTATTAAGGAAATAAAGAAAAGGATTTCTATTCCCTTAGTTGCAGATATCCACTTTGATTACAAATTAGCCATACTTTCAGTAGAAAATGGAGCTGACTGCATAAGGATAAATCCAGGTAACATTGGAGAAAAATGGAAAGTAAAGGAAATCATTTCTGCTGTAAGAGAAAGAGGAATATCTATCCGAATAGGAGTAAATTCAGGCTCAATTCCTAAAGAAGTCCTTGCAAAGTACGAAAAACCAACTCCAGAAGCTCTTGCAGAAACCGCTTTAAACTATGCAAGGTTTTTTGAGGATAATGACTTTACAAATTTAAAGTTTTCTCTTAAAGGTTCAGAAGTCAAAAGTACTGTAATTGCTAATAAAATCTTTGCACGACAAACTGATTATCCAATTCACATAGGAATTACTGAAGCTGGAACTTTTATTTCCGGAGCTGTTAAGTCTGCAGTAGGAGTAGGAATTCTTCTATATGAAGGAATTGGAGATACACTAAGAATATCTTTGTCTACTCATCCAAAAGAGGAAGTGAAAATTGCTTATAAAATTCTCTCTGCTCTTGATTTAAGAAAACGAGGAGTAGAAGTAATTTCTTGTCCGACATGTGGAAGATGCAGAGTAGATGTTGAAACCTTAGCAAAAGAGGTAGAAAAGAGACTGGAACATATTGAAAAACCTTTAAAAGTTGCAGTTATGGGATGTGCAGTTAATGGCCCAGGTGAAGCTCGATTTGTTGATGTAGGAATTGCAGGAGCAGGTGATTACTTTATTCTCTTTATTAAAGGAAAAATAATAGATAAACTTTCTGAGGAAGAAGCTTTAGAAAGACTTGTGAAAGAAGTTGAAAATTTAGTGAGGAAAGAATGA